GTGGCAGCATGTCGGCCAGCTCACGACCCATGGAACCGGCTTCATAATTGATGGCAATATGATATTGACCAATGCGCATGTGGTCAGCGACAGCGTCTTTATCCATGTTCGACGGGCTGGGAGAACTGAGAAATATTCAGCTGAAGTTAAATATTTTGATCATGAGAGTGATCTTGCTCTCCTCGAAGTTGCTGAAAAAAAATTTTTTAAAGGAGTATCAACTCTAAAAATCGGTGATTTGCCGGATGTACGGGATAAAGTCGCTGTATATGGCTTTCCGGACGGAGGAGACAAACTATCCATCACTGAGGGTGTTGTATCGAGAATAGAGCACATAAATTACGCTTACAGTGGATCATTTCTTCTATCCTGCCAGATCGATGCGTCAATCAATGCCGGTAATTCCGGCGGCCCCGTAATTTTCAACGGGAAAATTGCCGGTGTTGCATTTCAAGGAATGCACAGCGGCTACGACAATATCGGATATATGATTCCGGCTCCTGTCATTCAGCAGTTTTTGAAGGATACAGAGGATGGCTCCATTGAGGGAATTCCTGATCTTGGAATATCCATGCAGAAGCTGGAAAGTCCGTATTTAAGAAATTATTACAAACTTGAAGATGGCGAAAATGGAGCTCTGATCAACAATATTTCCCCAGGCTCACCTTCCCGGATGCTGTTAAAAAAAGAAGATGTAATCCTGTCCGTTGAAAATGAAGATGTTGCCTATGACGGGACGATAGAATTCCGAAAAGGGCAGAGAACTTTTTTTGGTTATATTATCCAGGGAAAACAGATCGGTGAAACGATAACTCTTGGTCTGAAAAGAGATGGGAAAAAGATCAGTATAGAGGTGCCGTTGCAGCGCTCAGTCGGTTTTGATCGATTGGTTCCCTATAAACATGAAGTACTGCCCCGTTACTACATTTTCGGTGGAGTTGTCTTTCAACCCCTTACGCTGAATTATCTCATGGAGTACGGGAGCGTAGCGGACTGGTATCAATCTGCTCCGGTTGAACTCATGGATTATTATCTGAACGGGGATCTAGAGTTTCAGACACAGGAGATTGTAATTCTTTCACAGGTTTTAGCTGACAAGGTTAATATCGGCTACCATGAACTGGCTGACAATGTCATTAAAACGGTGAATGGGGTGGCAGTCAGGAATTTTGCTCACCTTGTTACTTTGCT
The DNA window shown above is from Desulfomarina profundi and carries:
- a CDS encoding S1C family serine protease gives rise to the protein MTGSRFLKLFFFSVLVLCFFLPTEGNTTSPAEIVVKIQTVRNSPNFQQPWQHVGQLTTHGTGFIIDGNMILTNAHVVSDSVFIHVRRAGRTEKYSAEVKYFDHESDLALLEVAEKKFFKGVSTLKIGDLPDVRDKVAVYGFPDGGDKLSITEGVVSRIEHINYAYSGSFLLSCQIDASINAGNSGGPVIFNGKIAGVAFQGMHSGYDNIGYMIPAPVIQQFLKDTEDGSIEGIPDLGISMQKLESPYLRNYYKLEDGENGALINNISPGSPSRMLLKKEDVILSVENEDVAYDGTIEFRKGQRTFFGYIIQGKQIGETITLGLKRDGKKISIEVPLQRSVGFDRLVPYKHEVLPRYYIFGGVVFQPLTLNYLMEYGSVADWYQSAPVELMDYYLNGDLEFQTQEIVILSQVLADKVNIGYHELADNVIKTVNGVAVRNFAHLVTLLENSREKYLIIMDTQGTKIVFDKEKMLKGTNNIIRKYMIKSAKHFWSP